In Dissulfuribacter thermophilus, a genomic segment contains:
- a CDS encoding sensor histidine kinase: GEVLSDEEMDLLQEIGSDVGFALHAIEEEEKRRQAEAEVRRARDELELKVAERTRELTEANARLKELDRLKSEFIATMSHELRTPLNSIIGFVGMILKGMSGKINEDQKKQLTVVYRSAKHLLMLINDILDVSRIESGKMEIVVDKIDIKDIVRQVEGTLSQAISQKGLRLIKDIPEEIPEVSSDPKRIFQILLNLVNNAVKFTDEGEIRITCRFDDSSLEIGVADTGIGIKKEDIDHIFEPFHQVDAGIRRKFEGSGLGLFLCKKLVTLLGGEIWAESEYGKGSKFTFTIPIENRK; encoded by the coding sequence ATGGGGAAGTATTGAGCGACGAAGAGATGGATCTGTTGCAGGAGATCGGCTCTGATGTCGGCTTTGCCCTGCACGCCATTGAAGAAGAGGAAAAACGCCGGCAGGCAGAGGCAGAGGTACGCAGAGCCAGAGACGAACTGGAGCTCAAGGTTGCAGAGCGAACCAGGGAACTGACTGAGGCCAATGCCAGACTCAAGGAGTTGGACCGTCTCAAATCCGAATTCATCGCCACAATGAGCCACGAACTCAGGACCCCGCTCAACTCCATAATCGGCTTTGTTGGCATGATCCTAAAGGGCATGTCCGGCAAGATCAATGAAGATCAAAAAAAACAGCTTACCGTAGTCTACAGATCGGCAAAGCATCTTTTGATGCTGATAAACGACATCCTGGATGTCTCTCGGATAGAATCAGGAAAAATGGAGATCGTGGTGGACAAAATAGATATCAAGGATATTGTCCGGCAGGTTGAAGGAACCCTATCCCAGGCAATATCTCAAAAGGGTCTGCGGCTCATCAAGGATATTCCGGAAGAAATCCCGGAGGTCTCCAGCGATCCGAAAAGGATCTTTCAGATCCTCCTGAACCTTGTCAATAACGCTGTGAAATTCACCGATGAAGGTGAAATCAGGATTACCTGCAGGTTTGACGACTCTAGCCTAGAAATAGGTGTTGCGGACACAGGCATTGGGATCAAGAAAGAGGATATAGACCACATCTTTGAGCCCTTTCATCAGGTCGATGCTGGCATACGGCGAAAATTTGAAGGTAGTGGCCTGGGACTTTTTCTCTGCAAAAAGTTGGTAACCTTGCTGGGGGGAGAGATCTGGGCCGAAAGCGAATACGGTAAAGGTTCCAAGTTCACCTTTACCATACCTATTGAAAATAGGAAATGA
- a CDS encoding response regulator, translating into MKILIVDDNKDNLYMLESLLRGSGFEVETADDGKKALEKARQDDFDMIISDILMPRMDGFQLCREIKKDDRLKKIPFVFYTAAYTDSKDKEFGLSLGADRYIIKPTEPEVFIETIRELFAEKGRSAEASTTSSLVKEESVFLKEYNERLVKKLEDKMLELEKANKALKASEELYKKLIENANDGVVVIEESGHISFANSKFFEVTGYSRNELKDLQVINLVHPEDRNLVLGTMKKRLAGERCPENYEARVLSKGGETIYVDINASLIKNKDGTSSILAFLRDITDQKRINKELKKSLEELRKIMDGVIHAMALTVETRDPYTAGHQRRVAKISRAIAEEMGLGNEKVEEIYTSAVIHDIGKISVPAEILVKPGRITEIEFSLIKTHCQVGYEIIKNIEFRWPIAEIVLQHHERLDGSGYPARLSGDDILLEARIIAVADVIEAMASHRPYRPALGIEKALEEISRNKGILYDPDVVDASLALFEKGFSLG; encoded by the coding sequence ATGAAGATCCTTATTGTAGATGACAACAAGGACAATCTCTATATGCTGGAGTCACTTCTCCGTGGATCAGGTTTTGAAGTAGAAACGGCCGACGACGGCAAAAAGGCCCTGGAAAAGGCCAGACAGGATGATTTCGATATGATTATTTCCGACATCCTAATGCCGCGTATGGACGGCTTCCAGCTCTGCCGGGAAATAAAAAAGGACGACAGACTCAAAAAGATCCCATTTGTCTTTTATACCGCCGCCTATACGGATAGCAAGGACAAAGAGTTCGGGTTAAGCCTAGGAGCCGACAGATACATCATAAAACCGACTGAACCAGAGGTCTTTATCGAGACAATAAGAGAACTGTTCGCAGAAAAAGGGCGCTCCGCGGAGGCTTCCACCACCTCTTCGCTGGTGAAGGAAGAGTCCGTTTTTCTCAAGGAGTACAATGAACGGCTGGTAAAAAAACTAGAAGACAAGATGCTTGAACTGGAAAAGGCGAATAAGGCCTTAAAGGCATCTGAGGAACTATACAAAAAACTGATCGAGAATGCCAATGATGGCGTGGTGGTTATCGAAGAATCCGGGCATATCAGTTTCGCCAATTCAAAGTTCTTCGAAGTCACCGGTTATTCGCGGAATGAACTCAAAGATCTCCAGGTAATCAATCTGGTCCATCCGGAGGACCGAAATCTAGTCCTGGGAACCATGAAAAAGAGGCTCGCCGGAGAAAGGTGCCCTGAAAATTATGAAGCACGTGTCCTATCCAAGGGCGGAGAGACGATCTACGTGGATATCAACGCCAGTCTCATCAAAAACAAAGACGGTACTTCTTCCATATTGGCCTTCTTGAGAGATATCACGGACCAAAAACGGATCAACAAAGAACTCAAAAAGAGTCTGGAAGAACTGCGAAAAATTATGGATGGAGTCATCCACGCCATGGCTTTAACTGTTGAGACCAGAGACCCATATACCGCCGGCCACCAGCGGCGGGTAGCCAAGATTTCCCGTGCAATCGCAGAAGAAATGGGCCTTGGGAATGAGAAGGTTGAGGAAATCTACACATCTGCCGTCATTCACGACATAGGGAAAATATCGGTGCCTGCGGAGATCCTGGTCAAACCCGGCCGAATAACCGAGATAGAATTCAGTCTTATCAAGACCCACTGCCAGGTAGGATATGAGATAATAAAAAACATAGAATTTCGCTGGCCCATTGCCGAGATCGTGCTTCAACACCACGAAAGGCTAGATGGCTCCGGTTACCCGGCCAGACTTTCAGGTGATGATATCCTCCTGGAGGCCAGGATCATAGCAGTTGCCGACGTGATCGAGGCCATGGCTTCTCACCGTCCCTACCGGCCTGCTCTTGGTATAGAGAAGGCTCTTGAGGAGATCTCCCGGAACAAAGGTATCCTCTATGATCCTGATGTGGTAGATGCCAGCCTGGCACTATTTGAGAAAGGTTTCAGTCTTGGCTGA